Below is a genomic region from Parageobacillus toebii NBRC 107807.
CTATTTGTTTATGGTATGTGCCATCTTTATTTTATTTTGGAGCGGCGATGCTTCCGTTCTTTCTAATTAATCTTTCTTATGCCAAACGGAAGCAGGAACGTGCTTTTTGGAATGATGTTGCGGCAATCATTGTTTTTTGTGTTGCTGGTCTTGCCAGCTTTTATGTTGGGCGCGGGGAATTAACGATAGAAGCGTTTGAACTAGCTGCTTTTTGTTTTCTCTTTTTCCTCGGAAGTACCTTTTACGTAAAAACAATGATTCGCGAAAAGAAAAACCCGATGTATAAATGGTTGTCATGGGGATACCATGGAATATTAATGATCGCGCTCGTTGTCATCGGGTACCCGTTATTTGTTCTTGCCTATGTGCCAAGTGTTGTTCGGGCTGTTTATTTATATGGAAAATCGCTGCCGATTATGAAATTAGGAATATTAGAAATTTCCAACGCCGCTTATTTTCTTATTGCCATGATCGTCCTTTACTCATAAAAACGAGGTGTGTAAGTGAACGCACCTCGTTTTTTTATTTAGTGTGTCCGATGATGTACAGGTGTCCGAGTATAATACACTTTTTCCATGAAACAAATATTGTGTTTTGCGGAAATAGTTATAAAAACGATTAAAAAATATTTAGAAAATAATTAAATATACATTTGATTTTATTTTTATACAGTATTATAATGGTAATTACATGAAAGATAATTCGTTCAAGGAGGCTTGTCATGAATATTGCAATCATTGGTGCGACCGGGTATGGCGGTGTAGAATTATTAAGATTTTTACAGCATCATCCACATGTTCATCACTGTTCGCTTTATTCTTCTTCACAAGACGGCATCCATTTTTCCGAAAGCTTCCCGCATGTTGGCGAAATAGAGGGAGCGATTCTTCAGAAAATCGATGTCGAACAAATGGCAAATGAATGCGAGGTCGTCTTTTTTGCTACTCCGCCAGGCGTTTCTAGCACACTTGCACCAACGTTGATTGATAAAGGAGTTAAAGTGATTGACTTATCCGGCGATTTTCGCTTGAAAGATAGATCGGTATATGAAATGTGGTATAAGCGACAAACGGCTTCCGATCACTATTTGCAACAGGCGGTATACGGATTAACGGAATGGAATAAAGAGGACATTCAAAAGGCGCAGCTTCTTTCCAATCCGGGATGCTATCCGACCGCTACGCTGCTCGGTTTAGCCCCGCTTGTCAAAGAACGGTTGATTGAAGAAGATTCTATTATTGTTGACGCAAAATCCGGGGTGTCGGGAGCAGGACGGAAAGCTTCGCTGAATACCCATTTTTCAGAAGTCAATGAAAATGTCAAAATTTACAAAGTGAATTCTCACCAACATATTCCAGAAATCGAACAAATGCTAAAAGCTTGGAATGAACGTATTCAGCCGATTACGTTTAGCACACATTTAATTCCGATGACAAGGGGAATTATGGCAACGATTTATGCGAAAGCAAAGAAAGAGCTGTCGTTAGAGACATTGCTAGATTTATATAAAACAAGTTATGAAGATTCGAAATTTGTCCGCGTTCGCAAGCCTGGACAATTCCCAGCCACAAAAGAAGTGTATGGCTCCAACTATTGCGATATCGGAGTTGCTTATGACGAACGTACGGGAAGAGTTACCGTTGTTTCCGTCATCGACAATCTTGTCAAAGGAGCGGCAGGACAGGCGATTCAAAACTTGAACGTGATGATGGGCTGGGATGAAGAAAGCGGGCTTATGTTAGCACCGATTTATCCATAAGGAAGGAGATCAAACGATGGTGATCGCAAAGCAAGAAAAGCATGGAACGAAAATTTCTTATATTGCAGAAGGAACGGTCGTAACTCCAAAAGGATTTAAAGCGGCAGGCGTGCATGCCGGTTTGCGTTACGCGAAAAAAGATTTGGGCGTTATCGTATGCGATGTGCCAGCATCTTGTGCCGCGGTTTATACACAAAACCATTTTCAAGCCGCCCCGCTGAAAGTAACGCAACAAAGCATCGCGGCCGAGCAAAAATTGCAGGCGGTAGTCGTCAATAGCGCATGCGCGAATGCGTGTACGGGAGAAAGAGGATTAAAAGATGCGTATGAAATGAGAGAATTATGCGCACAACAGTTCAGCATTGCCCCGCATCTTGTTGCGGTCGCCTCCACTGGTGTGATCGGTGAATTTATGCCGATGGAGAAAATTCGGGAAGGAATGAAAAAATTAGAGCCAGGCGACTTGCCGGAAAATGCGGAGGCGTTTCAAACAGCGATTTTAACGACTGATACGGTCATGAAAAAAGCTTGTTATCAGACAACGATTGACGGAAAAACGGTAACGATCGGAGGCGCGGCGAAAGGTTCGGGAATGATTCATCCGAATATGGCAACCATGCTCGCGTTTGTGACGACCGATGCCAATATTTCTTCGCCGGTATTGCAAGAAGCGCTTCGTTCCATTACGGATGTATCCTTCAATCAAATTACGGTAGATGGAGATACATCCACGAACGATATGGTAATCGTTATGGCGAGCGGACTTGCCGGAAATAAGGAATTAACGCCGGATCATCCAGACTGGGAAAACTTTTATGAAGCGCTGAAAAAAACATGTGAGGATTTAGCGAAACAAATCGCCAAAGATGGCGAAGGGGCGGCGAAGCTCATTGAAGTGCGCGTGAACGGGGCGAAAACGGACGAGGATGCGAAAAAAATCGCCAAGCAAATCGTTGGCTCTAATTTAGTAAAAACGGCGGTCTATGGTGCTGACGCAAACTGGGGAAGAATTATCTGTGCAATTGGCTACGCAGATGCAATGGTGAATCCGGACAATGTCGATATTTCGATGGGACCGATTGTCATGCTAAAAGGAAGCGAACCGCAGCCATTTTCCGAAGAGGAAGCGAGAGCCTACTTGCAAAATGATGAGATTATCATTGAAGTAGATCTTCATCTCGGCAACGGAACAGGAGTTGCTTGGGGCTGTGACTTAACGTACGATTATGTGAAAATTAATGCGAGTTATCGCACGTAATAAGGGGAGAGGGAGATGGGAAAGACGATTGTCATCAAATGTGGAGGAAGCGTGTTAAGTGATCTGTCGCCGTCGTTTTTTACAAGTTTACAAGAGATGTACGCACAAGGTATGAACATTGTTCTCGTTCACGGCGGCGGACCGGAAATCGGACAAATGCTAAAACGGCTAAACGTGCCGAGTGAATTTGTGAACGGTTTGCGCAAGACGACAAAAGAAGTACTAGAAGTAGCAGAAATGGTTTTAGCAGGAAAGGTAAATAAGCAGCTTGTGGCATTGCTGCGGCAGCATGGGCTGCCTGCCGTGGGCGTTTCCGGTGTAGACGCCTGTTTATTGCAAGCGGCGCCAATCGATTTAGCGAAGCTCGGATACGTTGGGGAAGTCGTCAATGTTAATGCCGATTTTGTTCATCAGCTATTAAAATCACGTTACATTCCGATCATTTCACCGATCGGTGCGGATAAGGATGGCCAAAAATATAATATTAACGCCGATACAGCAGCGGGGGCGGTAGCGAAAGCGATCAAGGCGGCGCAATTGCTATTTGTGACGGACGTTCCGGGGATTTTGCGAAACGGTTCTATCGTTGAACAGGCAACGATCGATGTGATTGAACGGATGATGAATGAAGGGATTATTACAGGAGGAATGATTCCGAAAGTAAAAGCAGCGATTGCCGCGTTATCGGAATCGCTTCATGAAGTGATGATCGTAAGCGGGAAAACACCGTTTTATGAAAACGGGCAATTGCATGGAACGACGATTCGAAACGAAGTGGGGGTCTATTAATGGGAGCGTTATTTCCGACATATAACCGTTGGAATATTTGTATACAATCAGCGGAAGGGACGACGGTTACCGATATAAACGGAAAACAGTATTTGGATTTTGTTTCCGGGATCGCCGTCTGTAATCTTGGCCACCGTCATCCTGCGGTGCAGAAAGCGATCGAAGAACAGCTTGAGCGGTTTTGGCATGTTTCTAATTTATTTACCATTCCGCTTCAGGAAGAGGTAGCGGAACTTCTTGCGGCAAATAGCTGCGGCGATTATGTATTTTTCTGCAATAGCGGCGCGGAAGCGAACGAAGCGGCATTAAAATTAGCGCGCAAACATACGGGGCGACATAAAGTCATTACATTTAAGCAATCGTTTCATGGACGGACGTTTGCGACGATGTCGGCCACAGGGCAAGAAAAAGTATACAAAGGGTTTGGCCCGCTTTTACCACAATTTATCCATCTGCCGTTTAATGATATCGAAACACTGGAAAACGAAATGAACGAAGATGTTGCGGCGATAATGGTGGAAATTGTTCAAGGAGAAGGTGGAGTCAGACCGGCCGATAAAGCGTTTTTGAAAAAAATAGCTGAGCTTTGCAAGCAATACGGCGCGCTATTGATTGTCGATGAAGTGCAAACCGGCATCGGCCGCACTGGCAAACCATTTGCCTATCAATATTTTGATATCGAACCGGATATTATTACAAGTGCGAAAGGGTTAGGAAGCGGCATTCCAGTTGGTGCGATGATTGGCAAAGCGTTTTTGAAAGATACGTTTACCGCGGGGGTTCACGGCTCGACATTTGGCGGCAATCCAATCGCGATGGCAGCCGCAAAAGCGACGTTGCAAACGATTTTTCAGCCTGACTTTTTACAAGACGTACAAGAAAAAGGAACGTATTTCTTAACGAAGCTTCAAGAGGCATTAAGCGAATTTTCGCTAGTAAAAGAAGTTCGGGGACTTGGGTTATTAGTTGGCATTGAATGTGATGAGGACATTACGAAACTAATCCCATTTATTCACAAAAATGGACTGCTTGTATTAACAGCTGGTCCGAATGTGATTCGGCTATTGCCGCCGCTAGTCGTTTCAAAAGAAGAATTAGATCAAGCGGTAGGCATTATCAAACAAACAATACAGAAAGAAAAAATCGCAGCTACGAAGTAGTCGATAGCTGCGTCTTTATCCTTAATAGGTGAATAAAAATTCTATAATATAAATAAAAATTCGAGCATGAGGTGTCATTCATGGAAGCATATTTGCATTTAGCAAACGGAAAGACATTTGTCGGACAGTTGGAATCGCCGCTTCCAAATGAAGAAGTGAGCGGAGAAATCGTTTTTTTTACCGGCATGACCGGGTATCAAGAAGTATTAACCGATCCTTCTTATAAGAATCAAATCATCGTGTTTACGTACCCGTTAATCGGAAATTACGGGATTAACGCAGATGATTTTGAAAGCAAGCGCCCGCATGTACAGGCGGTTATTGTATATGAAGCGAGCAGCAAAGGATATCATTACGAAGCGAAATACAGCTTAAAGGAATACTTGCAGCAATGGAATATTCCGTTGCTTTCCCATGTTGATACGCGTGCATTAGTAAAGGAAATTCGCAATGAAGGGACGATGATGGCACAACTTACTGTTTCACCGTCATGTAACACGGCGGCATTTCATGAAAACCCGTTTCCTGTTCATGATGTGTCGACTGCGAAAATCGAAACATACGGAAGCGGCGGGCCTCATCTCGTATTAATCGATTTTGGCTACAAAAAATCGATTTTGCAGTCATTGGTAGCGCGGGGATGCAAGGTTACCGTCGTTCCGTACCATACTTCATTTGAAATGATCGAATCAATGAAGCCGGATGGAATCGTGTTGTCCAATGGTCCAGGAGATCCAAAACAACTTTCCAAGCAGTTAGCAAACATTCGCCAAATTATTGACCATTATCCAACGTTAGCGATTTGTCTAGGTCATCAGTTAGTGGCGCTTTCATACGGCGCAGACACGGAAAAACTTCGCTTCGGCCATCGGGGAGCAAATCAGCCTGTGTATGATACGGTAAAACAAAAAGTGTTTATGACATCACAAAATCATAGTTATGTGGTTAAGAAAGAAAGTTTAGCCAACACCCCGTTTAATATCCGATTTACAAACGTCAATGACGGTTCCGTCGAAGGAATAGTACACCGCCACAAACCAATTTTATCGGTGCAATATCATCCGGAGGCGCATCCAGGTCCTAGCGATACGAACCATATTTTTGACGAGTTTTTGCAAACGGTAGTAAAAGGAGAGAAAGTATATGCCTAAAGATACATCGCTGCAATCGATTTTAATCATCGGATCCGGTCCGATTGTCATCGGACAGGCGGCGGAGTTTGACTATTCCGGCACACAAGCGTGTATCGCCTTAAAAGAAGAAGGGTACCGCGTTATTTTAGTGAATAACAATCCGGCAACGATTATGACAGACGAAGTTCATGCCGATGCCGTGTACTTTGAGCCGTTGACGGTGGATAGCGTGGAGGCGATTATCGCGAAAGAGCGACCAGACGGGCTGCTGGCGACATTTGGGGGACAGACGGGACTAAACTTAGCATTTCAGCTTCATGAAGAAGGAATTTTAGAAAAATATGGGGTGAAGCTGCTCGGAACTCCGATTGAAGCGATTAAAAGAGGAGAGGACCGCGAAGCGTTTCGCGCGCTCATGTATGAATTAGGCGAACCAGTTCCGGAGAGTGAAATTATTACGAGTGTCGATGAAGCGGTCGCTTTTGCCGAAAAAATCGGATTTCCGATCATTATTCGTCCCGCCTATACACTCGGAGGAACGGGCGGGGGAATCGCAGAAACGATGGAACAATTTATTGATTTAGTCGAAAAAGGACTCGCGGAAAGTCCAATTACGCAATGTCTTATTGAACGAAGCGTGGCTGGATATAAGGAAATTGAATATGAAGTAATGCGCGACCATACGAATACGTGCATTACTGTTTGCAATATGGAAAACGTCGATCCCGTCGGCATCCATACCGGTGACTCTATCGTTGTTGCTCCATCGCAAACGTTGACGGACGAGGAATACCAAATGTTGCGATCTTCAGCCATCAAAATTATTTCGGCGCTCGGTATCATTGGAGGATGCAACATTCAGTTCGCGCTAGACCCATTTAGCAAACGATATTATTTAATTGAAGTAAATCCGCGTGTCAGCCGTTCATCGGCGCTTGCATCGAAAGCAACGGGATACCCGATCGCACGCATAGCCGCGAAATTAGCAGTCGGCTATACATTGGCGGAACTTCTTAATCCAGTAACGAAAACGACGTACGCAAGCTTTGAACCAGCACTCGATTATGTCGTTGTAAAATTTCCGCGCTTGCCGTTTGATAAATTTCCTTTCGGCGATCGCCAGCTTGGCACGCAAATGAAAGCGACGGGAGAAGTGATGGCGATTGACCGCAACATGGAACGAGCGTTTCAAAAAGCGGTTTACTCATTAGAAGGTGCGAATAACGGATTGTATTTACCAGAACTTGCTTCCCATACAGATGATGAGCTCAAACAACTGCTTGTTCGAAAAGATGATCGCCGCTTTTTTGCGATTCTCGAATTGTTCCGTCGCGGAGAAACGATCAATACCGTATATGAATTAACAAAAATTGACCGTTTCTTTTTGCAATCGTTTTATCAGTTGATCGAATTAGAAAAGAAAGCGAAAGAAACGAGCTTAGAACATATTGATGAAGCGACGTTCCGTCTGTTGAAAGAAAAAGGGTTTTCTGATGCGTTTTTAGCGGAAGTATGGAATGTGAAGGAAAAAGACGTAAGAGAAAAGCGAAAACAACTTGGCATCGTTCCGGCATATAAAATGGTCGATACGTGCGCGGCGGAATTCCATTCAGAAACGGATTATTACTATTCGACATATTTCGGCGAAGATGAACGGAAAAAAAGCGATAAAGAGAAAGTATTGATTATTGGCGCAGGACCGATTCGAATCGGGCAAGGAATCGAGTTTGATTACAGCTCTGTTCACAGCGTGTATGCACTTCAAGAAGAAGGATATGAAACGGTATTGATGAACAATAATCCAGAAACCGTCAGCACTGATTTTGCTGTGGCTGACCGTCTCTATTTCGAGCCGCTTACTTTAGAAGAAGTGTTGAACGTGATAGAAGCGGAACAGATTAAAAAAGTCATTGTTCAGTTCGGAGGACAGACGGCAATTAATCTCGTGAAAGGGCTCGAAGAAGCGAATATCACTCTTCTCGGCGTCACTTATGATGTGATTGACCAGCTTGAAGATCGTGATCGTTTTTATCAGCTATTAGAAGAATTGGATATTCCACACGTACCGGGAATGATGGCAAATAACGAAGAAGAACTTATTTCGAACGCCAAAAAAATCGGTTATCCGATATTGCTTCGTCCTTCATATGTCATTGGCGGCAGAGGAATGTTCATTGTGAAAAATGAACAACAATTATGCGCGCTGCTAGAGCAGCGAATAATTACGTACCCTGTGCTGATCGATGCATATTTAGACGGAAAAGAAGCAGAAGTCGATGTTGTTGCGGATGGAAACGATATTTTACTTCCGACGATTATCGAACATGTGGAAAAGGCTGGAGTACATTCAGGAGACAGCTATGCAATGCTGCCAGCGCAAACGATTACGAATGAAGAACAATCCAAAATCATTACGTACGCCGAAAAAATTGTAAAGAAATTACAATTTAAAGGCATTATGAATATTCAATATGTCATTGCCAACGGTCAGGTATACGTATTGGAAGTGAACCCGCGCGCAAGCCGGACCGTTCCGATCGTCAGCAAGGCAACAGGCATACCGCTCGCGCAAATTGCGACAAAATTATTGCTTGGGAAATGTTTAAGCGATGTCGTTGACGAAAAACAGCGGCGTTTGGCGAGCTTGCCATATATTGTTTTAAAATATCCGGTATTTTCGACATATAAATTGCCGGGAGTCGATCCGCTTGTTGGACCAGAAATGAAGTCGACGGGAGAAGGAATCAGCATTGCAAAAACAATGGAAGAAGCGGCGGCAAAGGCGTTTTATTCGTATTTAGCAAAAAAACATAAAGCACGAGAAATTTATGTGAACGGTGAAATAAGCGATGAACTTCTTCAAATCATAAAGGAAAAACAATTAATCATTGTTTCCGACATACCGTTTTCCGAATGGATAAAACGAAAGGAAGCGTTAGCGTTTTTAGATTTGCAAAAAGACGGAAACAGCCAATATAGAATGCTTGCGTTGTCCCGGCAAATTATGACGTTTACAGAAATCGAAACGTTCTGTCTCTTTTTACAAGCAGTCGGTGTGAAAAAGTTTTCTGTTTCATCCATTCAAGAATGGCTTGAAAAGAAAAAACAAATCGAGAAAGCGGTGATTATATGAAAACAGTCGTTTCATTAAAAGGAAAAGATTTTTTAACATTAATGGACATTTCAACAGAAGATATTCATTATTTGTTGACACTTGCCAAGGAATTAAAGCAAAAACAGCTTGCCGGACAATTGTATACTCCGCTTGTTGGAAAAACGTTAGCGATGATTTTTGAAAAACCATCCACCCGCACGAGAGTATCATTTGAGGTGGGAATGACCCAGCTCGGTGGTAGTGCGCTTTATTTAAATAGCAATGATTTGCAGCTTGGACGAGGAGAAACGATCGCCGATACGGCGAGAGTATTATCGCAA
It encodes:
- a CDS encoding YwiC-like family protein: MKNRQKQKWIVPKQHGAWAMLIIPFVLGAYAGGLTWLHLPLFVGWFFLYLATYPLLMAVKLKRTQEYMWSFYGYTAIAAVILAICLWYVPSLFYFGAAMLPFFLINLSYAKRKQERAFWNDVAAIIVFCVAGLASFYVGRGELTIEAFELAAFCFLFFLGSTFYVKTMIREKKNPMYKWLSWGYHGILMIALVVIGYPLFVLAYVPSVVRAVYLYGKSLPIMKLGILEISNAAYFLIAMIVLYS
- the argC gene encoding N-acetyl-gamma-glutamyl-phosphate reductase gives rise to the protein MNIAIIGATGYGGVELLRFLQHHPHVHHCSLYSSSQDGIHFSESFPHVGEIEGAILQKIDVEQMANECEVVFFATPPGVSSTLAPTLIDKGVKVIDLSGDFRLKDRSVYEMWYKRQTASDHYLQQAVYGLTEWNKEDIQKAQLLSNPGCYPTATLLGLAPLVKERLIEEDSIIVDAKSGVSGAGRKASLNTHFSEVNENVKIYKVNSHQHIPEIEQMLKAWNERIQPITFSTHLIPMTRGIMATIYAKAKKELSLETLLDLYKTSYEDSKFVRVRKPGQFPATKEVYGSNYCDIGVAYDERTGRVTVVSVIDNLVKGAAGQAIQNLNVMMGWDEESGLMLAPIYP
- a CDS encoding carbamoyl phosphate synthase large subunit, which codes for MPKDTSLQSILIIGSGPIVIGQAAEFDYSGTQACIALKEEGYRVILVNNNPATIMTDEVHADAVYFEPLTVDSVEAIIAKERPDGLLATFGGQTGLNLAFQLHEEGILEKYGVKLLGTPIEAIKRGEDREAFRALMYELGEPVPESEIITSVDEAVAFAEKIGFPIIIRPAYTLGGTGGGIAETMEQFIDLVEKGLAESPITQCLIERSVAGYKEIEYEVMRDHTNTCITVCNMENVDPVGIHTGDSIVVAPSQTLTDEEYQMLRSSAIKIISALGIIGGCNIQFALDPFSKRYYLIEVNPRVSRSSALASKATGYPIARIAAKLAVGYTLAELLNPVTKTTYASFEPALDYVVVKFPRLPFDKFPFGDRQLGTQMKATGEVMAIDRNMERAFQKAVYSLEGANNGLYLPELASHTDDELKQLLVRKDDRRFFAILELFRRGETINTVYELTKIDRFFLQSFYQLIELEKKAKETSLEHIDEATFRLLKEKGFSDAFLAEVWNVKEKDVREKRKQLGIVPAYKMVDTCAAEFHSETDYYYSTYFGEDERKKSDKEKVLIIGAGPIRIGQGIEFDYSSVHSVYALQEEGYETVLMNNNPETVSTDFAVADRLYFEPLTLEEVLNVIEAEQIKKVIVQFGGQTAINLVKGLEEANITLLGVTYDVIDQLEDRDRFYQLLEELDIPHVPGMMANNEEELISNAKKIGYPILLRPSYVIGGRGMFIVKNEQQLCALLEQRIITYPVLIDAYLDGKEAEVDVVADGNDILLPTIIEHVEKAGVHSGDSYAMLPAQTITNEEQSKIITYAEKIVKKLQFKGIMNIQYVIANGQVYVLEVNPRASRTVPIVSKATGIPLAQIATKLLLGKCLSDVVDEKQRRLASLPYIVLKYPVFSTYKLPGVDPLVGPEMKSTGEGISIAKTMEEAAAKAFYSYLAKKHKAREIYVNGEISDELLQIIKEKQLIIVSDIPFSEWIKRKEALAFLDLQKDGNSQYRMLALSRQIMTFTEIETFCLFLQAVGVKKFSVSSIQEWLEKKKQIEKAVII
- the argB gene encoding acetylglutamate kinase; its protein translation is MGKTIVIKCGGSVLSDLSPSFFTSLQEMYAQGMNIVLVHGGGPEIGQMLKRLNVPSEFVNGLRKTTKEVLEVAEMVLAGKVNKQLVALLRQHGLPAVGVSGVDACLLQAAPIDLAKLGYVGEVVNVNADFVHQLLKSRYIPIISPIGADKDGQKYNINADTAAGAVAKAIKAAQLLFVTDVPGILRNGSIVEQATIDVIERMMNEGIITGGMIPKVKAAIAALSESLHEVMIVSGKTPFYENGQLHGTTIRNEVGVY
- a CDS encoding acetylornithine transaminase: MGALFPTYNRWNICIQSAEGTTVTDINGKQYLDFVSGIAVCNLGHRHPAVQKAIEEQLERFWHVSNLFTIPLQEEVAELLAANSCGDYVFFCNSGAEANEAALKLARKHTGRHKVITFKQSFHGRTFATMSATGQEKVYKGFGPLLPQFIHLPFNDIETLENEMNEDVAAIMVEIVQGEGGVRPADKAFLKKIAELCKQYGALLIVDEVQTGIGRTGKPFAYQYFDIEPDIITSAKGLGSGIPVGAMIGKAFLKDTFTAGVHGSTFGGNPIAMAAAKATLQTIFQPDFLQDVQEKGTYFLTKLQEALSEFSLVKEVRGLGLLVGIECDEDITKLIPFIHKNGLLVLTAGPNVIRLLPPLVVSKEELDQAVGIIKQTIQKEKIAATK
- a CDS encoding carbamoyl phosphate synthase small subunit; translation: MEAYLHLANGKTFVGQLESPLPNEEVSGEIVFFTGMTGYQEVLTDPSYKNQIIVFTYPLIGNYGINADDFESKRPHVQAVIVYEASSKGYHYEAKYSLKEYLQQWNIPLLSHVDTRALVKEIRNEGTMMAQLTVSPSCNTAAFHENPFPVHDVSTAKIETYGSGGPHLVLIDFGYKKSILQSLVARGCKVTVVPYHTSFEMIESMKPDGIVLSNGPGDPKQLSKQLANIRQIIDHYPTLAICLGHQLVALSYGADTEKLRFGHRGANQPVYDTVKQKVFMTSQNHSYVVKKESLANTPFNIRFTNVNDGSVEGIVHRHKPILSVQYHPEAHPGPSDTNHIFDEFLQTVVKGEKVYA
- the argJ gene encoding bifunctional ornithine acetyltransferase/N-acetylglutamate synthase, whose amino-acid sequence is MVIAKQEKHGTKISYIAEGTVVTPKGFKAAGVHAGLRYAKKDLGVIVCDVPASCAAVYTQNHFQAAPLKVTQQSIAAEQKLQAVVVNSACANACTGERGLKDAYEMRELCAQQFSIAPHLVAVASTGVIGEFMPMEKIREGMKKLEPGDLPENAEAFQTAILTTDTVMKKACYQTTIDGKTVTIGGAAKGSGMIHPNMATMLAFVTTDANISSPVLQEALRSITDVSFNQITVDGDTSTNDMVIVMASGLAGNKELTPDHPDWENFYEALKKTCEDLAKQIAKDGEGAAKLIEVRVNGAKTDEDAKKIAKQIVGSNLVKTAVYGADANWGRIICAIGYADAMVNPDNVDISMGPIVMLKGSEPQPFSEEEARAYLQNDEIIIEVDLHLGNGTGVAWGCDLTYDYVKINASYRT